One genomic segment of Gemmatimonadaceae bacterium includes these proteins:
- the ruvA gene encoding Holliday junction branch migration protein RuvA, giving the protein MISHVAGTLMTKDIDRVEVMTAGGTAYELQIPLGVFETLPRQGEPVSLHTSLVVKEDLWLLFGFASLYERRLFQKLLTANGVGPSLALGLMSALSPQRLVRAIQEKDIPTLQGVPRVGRKKAERLILDLSDKLDSIGGEADAGITRPDGGASEDTLRALVSLGYSSADAERAVRAALDAGGSGLGAAELIRAALANLGSR; this is encoded by the coding sequence ATGATCTCGCATGTCGCAGGCACTCTCATGACAAAGGACATCGACAGAGTCGAAGTCATGACTGCTGGAGGCACTGCTTACGAGCTGCAGATTCCGCTTGGCGTTTTCGAGACTCTGCCGCGGCAGGGCGAGCCCGTTTCGCTTCACACATCGCTTGTGGTGAAAGAGGATTTGTGGCTGCTCTTCGGATTCGCGTCGCTCTATGAGCGGCGGCTGTTCCAGAAGCTGCTCACCGCCAACGGCGTCGGGCCATCGCTCGCACTCGGCCTGATGTCGGCGTTGTCGCCGCAACGCCTCGTGCGTGCGATTCAGGAGAAGGACATCCCTACGCTGCAGGGTGTTCCGCGGGTCGGCCGCAAGAAAGCCGAGCGGCTCATACTCGATCTCAGTGACAAGCTCGACTCGATCGGTGGCGAAGCAGATGCGGGTATAACTAGGCCGGACGGTGGCGCATCGGAGGACACGTTGCGCGCGCTTGTATCGCTCGGGTACTCGAGCGCCGATGCCGAGCGCGCCGTTCGCGCGGCGCTCGATGCGGGTGGAAGCGGGCTCGGTGCGGCAGAGCTGATCAGGGCGGCGCTGGCCAACCTGGGAAGCAGATAG